The region CATGCGGTTGGTTTTGACCCAATCCttcttataaaattaataaatcattTATAAAACTATTCCTTATGTATActccactaattaattaaaacttTCACATGGTAAGTTCTTTTTCTATCAGGTCTTAAATCCATATCGATATGATAGAAATTAGAAACGGTCCAACTAATTTAAcaacatttaaaaaataatattacatgCTATAAATGGTTGGATATCATAAATTAacaaatatagtactagtaatattttattcCAACCTAATTAACATTTACACTACAGTAATATCATGAATTGAACATCAATAACTAAATGCTCCATCTATTAAAAAAAAGTCTTAGTTATAGTTGCATTTTCGATCGATTCAATTATAGAGAAGAGCTAGAAAGAAGACAGAGGTGGTGCTGCCCGAGAGTAAGAGTAGAGTTAGTGAGAGACAAGAGTAGTTAACAGAAAAAATACATAagattataaatattaaataaaatactataaaaatacataaaattataaattataaatattaaataaaattttggacgttcacaaaaaaaattgtcttATCCTATTTACATTATCCTCGCCTGCATTTCTTTATTTCAGTGTTCCTCCTTCCCAGGGCTATTTTGTTGATCGAgagtagtattaattaacaaactaaaatccaataatataaattaattttatatatgtcATAACTGAGAATAATCAGTCATATTtagttataaaattaaattaaactaaaacatAAATTGGAATTCCTAAATTCCGATTTTAATACATGTATCGTCAGCAATTAATTAATCCATATCCTTGTTGAGTTTCTAAACTCTAGCTCTCCAATGCACATTAACAAACAACATAAACACTTCCAGTAAATTAACCCAAACATACATGATGCAACAACTCAAAATTATGTAAAAACCACCAGGTGACCAAACCAATCAAAAGGTGCGAAAAAACACAGTTCACACTGACACAACAAATTACAACGGTCATAATTAGGttaatcaaaaatcaaaacttaACAGCCAcattagattaaaaaaaagcttaattaataaaataaactcATTAATATTCATAATCATCATGGAAGATCGAGTAGCTGCTCCTCCTGCTCCTCGCTTCTCTGTCAGCCTACTCCAAAAATAAGTAACTAAATAATCAGATTATTAAATCACACAAccaatttaagaaaataaaatttaaaaaaaaaaattaccctAGCAATGAGCCTTTCAAACGCCTCAGGTCCATTTTCCTGAATATATTTTTCAGCAGCAGACAAAACATCATCTGGCTTGCTAAACACATTCTTTTTTCTTGGGACATACCACATTGTAATCTGAGGATTTTTGTAGAAAGGTCTGATGAAATTGTCGTACACGTAAGCTGCACCGTTGAAGTAGGGCAGCACCAGCCAGCACACGCCCGCCAGCTTCGCGTAAGACCAGATCGGAAACCTGACTcattgtgtatatatatatatagtagttcTATTAAAATAAATAGGATGACAAATGTTTTATCTAATTACCACTCGATGAGTTTGGAGAATGTGAGCTCGAATAAGGTGATGAGAGAGTAGAGCACCCAATATGTCAGCCATTGCTGATCGTCCATGCGCGATTTAGTCTCGATGGCCTTCACCGAACAATACCTGCCAAATATTTCAATTGATAAATAAAGAcctattttgatattttctcAGATACTTATTTTTTCTAATTCAGTGATTTAAAAAGTGAAGTGCATTTTTACGGACTAATTTTGAAATTCACTCTATCATGTAATGGATGTGGAAACAAAGGGAAATGAGACTTACAGAGGATAAACGAGAGAAACCAGAGGCCTGATGAGACGATTATTAGATTGTaagataattaaagaaaaaaatataggtTTGTTGTGAAAGAAAAGTGATACTTACATAGCAAGAACATCAATGTTCTTTGCCACAACAGTGAAGAGATTGTCTCCAGAGCCCATATTTGAGATTAATTTCTTGTGATGGTGAGAGATACTAGTATTGAAGAAAGAATAAGTGTAGCAACTATCAAGTGAGTGGCTGAGTGTATGGGGCAGTAAAACACAAGAAAAGGTGTGTAATTGCAATCATTTATGCGTGTTTTCTGCAAACTAAAGTTTTCAAGTGTGAAAGGAGGGAAAATGTTACAATCCAAATgcaaatttctttatttttttaaaatttttgttaaACATTTTCGCatgatatataatttattttagcaCTATATTATATGTCTTAAACTTTTCATTTCATCTCctaattttttgttgttgttaggTTCACATGTTTAATTACTAGTTTAGTACTTGCATGgataagaagaaaaaaggaaacAAGATCCAAATTTGAAAAAGTGAACTTTGAAACTGCACAAAAAGGTGAAGAAAATGTGGGAGCCAAATTGATGATGGAGAGAATCTTATGCTTCGTCAAGAAAGAGGCACCGAAACTTTGACTTAATGGACACTGCAAAAGACTTATGTTGGACTTCTTAATTAGGTGTTAAGTTAacagagaatttttttttctcatgcATAACTATTTGCATATTCATATAAGAATATGGAACATTAGTCTAAAGCTGTTAGATTGGGCAAAATGTTcaacaatatatatattaatagtaGTTAACTAATATCTTTTCATCTCATAAATTTCTCATTTtactattactaatatttaGTAATATGAgtcttagagcatccccatccgtgctcttgccaaagagcacggatttgggcccggacccacttttattacttttttactccttgcttggcaagagcacaacactcatattcatgctcttccgcaaggacatgctcaagggtcccatcattctattattcaatttaaataaaaacatttccacaatattagaatgcattaaaaatacccggaatactattacaaattactaaaaaaattaaaaaatacataattaaaatcctaaaaattaaaaattacataattaaaatcctaaaaatttaaaattacataattaaattcataaaattaaaaaagctcactactcgtggccgaatttcgcccaaatgtgtttgataaggtcttcttgtagctcagtgtgggttcaggtatcgcgcattgtgtatCTTGTTTCGATCatctcgcccaccgtcgtatgcacacctcggcgtgggggagacctcgcggttgagcttccagcTTCATCCTCGTCATAAAAGTTGGCCGCCCTTGGTCCTTcatcagctataatcatgttgtgcaagataatacacgtgtacatgatgtcgacgaTATTGTTAactaccacagccgagacggggccttcacaatgttgaataggccttgaaggaccccaaaagctctttcgacgtctttccgagcagactcttgacgctgcgcaaaaagaacccgtctcgggtcttgcgaattgctgaacgtcttcacaaaagtcgaccaccttgggtagataccatcggcgagatagtaacccatgtggtatgcatttccgttgacggtgaagtcgatcgccggtgctacaccattcaaaacatcattgaagagtggtgaagaatagagcacgttcaagtcgttgttggatccggcaacaccgaaatatgcataccaaatccataggcggtagtcggcgaccgcttcaaggataagcgttgggccgccgcctttgtggccgcttaactattgccccctccaagcagtcgggcaattcttccactttcaatgcatgcagtcaatgctgccaagcataccgggaaaatcGTGGACTATTTCGTGAAGAttaagcaaccgttgacaatcatcgatggtgggtacccgaagttcctcaccgaaagcaaaACGAGCGTCGTCGCAAAAAAATTTaaggcataggattccagttgactcatcCACATGCAAATCCTCGTCGAAGacgtcagccgtttgcccagtagcaagttgtcggatggcacaagtacacttctgcaacaccgagagactttgccgaccggttgcgtctctagttgattgaaagtattcaacacgggcggacaatgtgttgacaatacgcataaactaccgttttgacatgcgaaaacggtaCCGGAAGTAATTGATcgaaaaaatagtcggcaacgagcctttcgttggctccctcccggtcacgagggatgtagcggcgaattgatctagttggtcgaggaggaggggcgggggtagtggcggcgacataggcttcataggcgtcACGATATtattcatagtattcttgttcttcgcgctccgcttcagccatgatatcgttgaaatccatttttagagaggggttgagtgagagaggaagatgtagatgagttgtatgaaaaaatatgaatgagagatgaacgGGAGAtgattttatgtgaaaaatggatgatgaatgtgcgtatttatagatgattttgggaataaaaaattataaaaaataaaaaaaaattcaaaaaatggtaataaaacggccatatttttgggaatctgatttttttggtattattttca is a window of Salvia splendens isolate huo1 chromosome 3, SspV2, whole genome shotgun sequence DNA encoding:
- the LOC121794818 gene encoding HVA22-like protein a gives rise to the protein MGSGDNLFTVVAKNIDVLAMPLVSLVYPLYCSVKAIETKSRMDDQQWLTYWVLYSLITLFELTFSKLIEWFPIWSYAKLAGVCWLVLPYFNGAAYVYDNFIRPFYKNPQITMWYVPRKKNVFSKPDDVLSAAEKYIQENGPEAFERLIARADREARSRRSSYSIFHDDYEY